In Candidatus Angelobacter sp., the sequence TTCCATGCCCGTGTGGCACAGCCGCCCTCGGCTGTGCATGACAACCCATCAGACGATCCCCATGAAGCCGAAGTCACTGCGCGCACCAAAAGTAAAGATGTGGCACAGGCACTCTTGCCTGTGCAGAAACGTCGAAAACACGATCAACATCGGGTTGACGAACATGCACCGGACTCCCATACACGTGTAGCACAGCCGCCCTCGGCTGTGCGGAAGGGTTTAGAAGACAACAAATACGAGGCTGAAGAAACTGATCGATCTGCCCATGAAAAAACTCCTATTCATGAGTCTCAAACTCAACACTTGCCCTTCACCTTCTCAGCCCCAGAACACTCTCCCTGGTCCAAGCGAAAGCCTGATTCTGATCACAAATCAAAAGCCCAGCATTCCTCCGCGTCTCCGCGCCTCCGCGGTGAAAAAGAAGTTCCCGGCCTTTCCCTTGAAACCCTCCATGACATCGCCGACTCCTCCTCCCAATCCGAGCGCGCCGCCGACGAAGCCGAGCGCGAGCTCATGGAATGGAAAAAACTCAAATTCATGGATGGCCGCATCGGCGAGGAATTCGCCGCATTAATCGTCAACGTCATGAAGTTCGGCTTCTTTGTCGAGCTGACCGAACTCTTCATCGAAGGCCTTGTTCCCATCGACACCCTGGAAGACGACCTTTTCACCTTCCGCGAAAACACCCGCCAGATCATCGGCCAGCGCTCGGGCAAGACCTTCTCCATCGGCGACCACGTGCGCGTCCTCGCCGACCGCATCGACCACGTCCAGCGCAAGATCCAGTTCGCCCTGGTGCAGGAGAAAACAAAGCCGTCTCGCGCTCAGAAACGTCACAAAAAATCTCACCTGAAAATCCAACAACCTGTCACCGCTGATAACACTGATTAGACAGATTTACGCAGATCAGGACGAAATCACTTCGTGAATCAGATGCTCCACGGGTCGGCTTGACTGGAACGAGCGTGTCAACTGGGCCCGGTCTTGGTCCGAGTGATCGGCTCCACTGCCGGTGCGCGTGAGCACCTGGTAGTCGCACCAGGTGCTTCCGCGATTGCATATAGTTCCCTGAGTTTGAATTATTCATCCAGGTGTTCTTCGTCACCCGGAAAAGCTGCCACGGCTATACCGGAGCGCCCGTCCAGCAGTTCGTATTCGAATGCCAATTGGAAATGGCCATTGAAGGCGAACCTGCCGATGCTGACCGCTGTTACCGTTGAACCAAACAGCGGGTCACCCGTCTGGAGCACCGGAACCAGAGAAGCCTTCCCGGTGAGTTCCACGAAAATACCCTGATCGCCGTTTGCTTTGAGCGCGGAAAATGCGATGGCTCCGTGATTGTTCAGGGAAGGGTGTTCGATGTCGATGAAGGGGTTGTTGGCTGGATCGTTGCGGGCCGTGATGCCCCTGCCATTTCCGGAGAAGACCTCCAGCGTGATGCCGCCTGCACCGAAATCTGCGACTACCCCGCGATTGTTGATGACTGGATCGCCGAATTGAAAGAAATCGGGGTGATTGTTCGAGTCGACAACGTCGATCACACTTGCCGTTGCGGCGCCGTTTGTGCCGTCTCCATCTCTCTTTGGCTTTATCAGGAAAACCCCGGAGCTTCTGTCTTTCTGCACCCCCTCGAAGACGATTTTGCCTGAGGCATTGATCGCCACGGCTCCAAAAGTCTCGAAGTCTGAGGTCAAGGTATCGAGTACCGGCGTGATGCTTCCACCGTTGCCGGTGAAAATGACATTTGACCTGAACCCGCTTCGGAAAGCCTGGAAAGCGACTGTTCCGGAGGCATTAATGGAAGGTGTGCCAATACCGAAACCAGGAAAGCCCTGATCGGTGGAGTTCACAATTGTCTTTGTAACGAGCCCATCACTGGTAAAAATACCCGCGGCTCGTTGTCCCGTGCTCAGCGTTGCGCGGAAGGCGACTGTGCCTGCGTCATTGATGGCGACGTCGTCGGTGAAAAATGTGAAAGGGCTGTTGCCGGTGGAAGCAAGTGTTTTCGGATCGCGCCGTTCCCATTTGAAGAGCCTTTGCTCAGCTCCTTGCGTCGCGACGAAAGCGACCGAGCCTTCATTATTGATGGCTGGGAATTGCGATAAATCCGAAAAGCCCTGAGTGCTGTCGGCCACATTCTCGAATCTGATTTGAGTGTTTAGTGGGAGTTGGGCCGAGGCTTGCCCGGCACA encodes:
- a CDS encoding S1 RNA-binding domain-containing protein, translating into FHARVAQPPSAVHDNPSDDPHEAEVTARTKSKDVAQALLPVQKRRKHDQHRVDEHAPDSHTRVAQPPSAVRKGLEDNKYEAEETDRSAHEKTPIHESQTQHLPFTFSAPEHSPWSKRKPDSDHKSKAQHSSASPRLRGEKEVPGLSLETLHDIADSSSQSERAADEAERELMEWKKLKFMDGRIGEEFAALIVNVMKFGFFVELTELFIEGLVPIDTLEDDLFTFRENTRQIIGQRSGKTFSIGDHVRVLADRIDHVQRKIQFALVQEKTKPSRAQKRHKKSHLKIQQPVTADNTD
- a CDS encoding choice-of-anchor tandem repeat NxxGxxAF-containing protein, which produces MVLLGLCAGQASAQLPLNTQIRFENVADSTQGFSDLSQFPAINNEGSVAFVATQGAEQRLFKWERRDPKTLASTGNSPFTFFTDDVAINDAGTVAFRATLSTGQRAAGIFTSDGLVTKTIVNSTDQGFPGFGIGTPSINASGTVAFQAFRSGFRSNVIFTGNGGSITPVLDTLTSDFETFGAVAINASGKIVFEGVQKDRSSGVFLIKPKRDGDGTNGAATASVIDVVDSNNHPDFFQFGDPVINNRGVVADFGAGGITLEVFSGNGRGITARNDPANNPFIDIEHPSLNNHGAIAFSALKANGDQGIFVELTGKASLVPVLQTGDPLFGSTVTAVSIGRFAFNGHFQLAFEYELLDGRSGIAVAAFPGDEEHLDE